Proteins found in one Mucilaginibacter gracilis genomic segment:
- a CDS encoding helix-turn-helix transcriptional regulator — protein MNNKDTRRISRLTAILTQLQTKRMLTATTLAEKFGVSIRTIYRDIKVLEQAGVPIYTEDGKGYALLEGYRIPPVMFTQDEANALITVEQVVMKNSDSSLVTAYSEAINKIKAVLLYATKDKIELLANRIAISPAMPNTTTSNWLTMVQNALTSFKVLNITYRSGYKDETTERNIEPFALYYTLQENWSLIAYCRLRKAYRMFNLDRITSITPLHIHFEPHELTLASYLKDKEKNFQHP, from the coding sequence ATGAATAATAAGGATACCAGGAGAATTTCGAGATTGACGGCAATTTTAACACAATTGCAAACTAAAAGAATGCTAACCGCAACCACCCTTGCTGAAAAGTTTGGTGTAAGCATCCGGACAATTTATAGAGATATCAAAGTTTTGGAACAAGCAGGTGTACCTATCTATACAGAAGACGGAAAAGGATACGCATTGCTGGAAGGTTATCGAATTCCACCCGTTATGTTTACCCAAGATGAGGCAAATGCTTTGATAACGGTTGAACAGGTGGTGATGAAGAATAGTGACAGTTCGCTGGTTACCGCATATTCCGAAGCGATCAATAAGATCAAAGCTGTTTTATTATATGCAACCAAAGATAAAATTGAATTGTTGGCTAACAGAATTGCAATTAGCCCCGCCATGCCCAATACCACCACAAGCAATTGGTTAACAATGGTTCAAAATGCATTAACATCCTTTAAAGTTTTAAATATTACCTACAGGTCTGGCTACAAAGACGAAACAACGGAAAGAAACATTGAACCATTTGCATTGTATTACACGCTGCAAGAAAATTGGTCGTTGATAGCCTACTGTAGATTACGAAAAGCGTACCGGATGTTTAATTTAGACCGAATAACCAGTATAACTCCACTTCATATCCATTTCGAGCCCCACGAACTAACGCTTGCATCCTATTTAAAAGATAAAGAAAAAAACTTCCAACACCCCTGA
- a CDS encoding VOC family protein, whose product MKLTSLRIITDNIKLLVPFFEQVTGLPAQWYTDDFAEIASPTATLAIGSTKTMSLFGEGLVKPAHNHSVIIEFRVANVDDEYERIKDFINDIVQTPTTMPWGNRSLLFRDPDGNLINFFTPVTADAIRKFS is encoded by the coding sequence ATGAAATTAACATCCTTAAGAATTATAACCGATAACATTAAACTTTTGGTTCCGTTTTTCGAACAGGTAACCGGGCTACCTGCACAGTGGTACACAGACGACTTTGCAGAAATTGCTTCCCCCACGGCTACTTTGGCCATAGGGAGCACCAAAACGATGAGCCTATTTGGCGAGGGATTGGTTAAGCCAGCCCATAACCATAGTGTAATCATTGAGTTTCGCGTAGCGAATGTTGATGATGAATATGAAAGAATCAAAGATTTTATTAATGACATCGTACAAACACCAACCACGATGCCATGGGGCAATCGTTCGTTATTATTCCGGGACCCGGATGGTAATTTAATTAATTTTTTTACCCCGGTTACCGCCGATGCGATCAGGAAATTTAGCTAA
- a CDS encoding outer membrane beta-barrel protein: MMRRFIYLLLLLPLAGFSQSIKLSGQLQDEKHQPVPYATITLKHQPDSLVFKNNLADKDGRFAFSGISKGNYILQVSAVGFQAHQQRLTLSGDAVLPVIVLKEELTQLGEVTIAAKKPTVTRKIDRVEFNVENTALSSTNAWEIVKRAPGVQSGGGELSIRGSKGILVTINDKKVYLSGDELKAYLEGTNGGDVKSVEVITNPPAKYEASGSAVINIKLKKNTQAGYKGSLAGSYVQGIYAKSNVSTSQYYKTEKLSLSGSYTFGNGIYYNEIKEVTRYTAGQQTWEDELRRKNYRDAEHTYRAGLDYAIDSLNSLSLGTDGYIARQNHAQYNVPTRIYDQAHQLVSYFETQNNRLAPNHNGSYNLNYEHLFSGKEKISLGTNYTDYRSEADQDVRTAYYFVNPRDARFTTDNTQHIRLFSTQLDYSKKSKLFDLETGFKYSHVKAANGVDFRRDTLGGLVNDPALSNTFAYNESVSAGYLSLNKDLKSWSFKAGLRGEYTAINSRSVSPSELNSQHYFNLFPTLFIQDKLSPDHQLGFSYGKRINRPQYSYLNPSRSYFSPNSYLVGDARLKPAMTDQFSLNYDYKENYHAQLYYISERNPTIQLPFQDNATNTLIQKVTNIPGNHYYGVDLSTSLQPAAWWSVDVQAGPGHVESSFGLADGTVLHNRAFTVNGSLDNQLTVNKKAGFTAGINFSFNTAGVQGPARVSGTSSLGFSARKKLWQNRAEISLLVSDIYRGEKMKVSSNYADQHNYFTYYGDSQNLRISFKYNLGNTGLKAKAAKAKTEEQNRL, from the coding sequence ATGATGCGCCGATTTATTTACTTATTACTGTTATTGCCGCTGGCCGGGTTCAGCCAGTCGATCAAATTGTCCGGTCAGCTACAAGACGAAAAGCACCAGCCGGTTCCTTATGCCACAATTACCTTGAAGCACCAGCCGGATTCCCTGGTTTTTAAAAACAACCTTGCCGACAAAGACGGGCGGTTCGCCTTCAGCGGTATCAGCAAGGGCAATTATATTTTACAGGTAAGCGCTGTCGGTTTCCAGGCGCATCAGCAAAGACTTACGCTTTCCGGGGATGCCGTTTTGCCGGTCATTGTGCTGAAGGAGGAATTGACCCAGCTTGGGGAAGTGACGATTGCGGCCAAAAAACCCACGGTCACCCGGAAGATAGACCGGGTGGAATTTAACGTGGAAAATACGGCGCTGTCATCTACCAATGCCTGGGAGATCGTTAAACGCGCGCCGGGCGTACAGTCGGGCGGTGGTGAGCTGTCCATCCGGGGCAGCAAGGGTATCCTGGTGACCATCAACGATAAAAAAGTTTACCTGTCTGGCGATGAATTGAAAGCTTACCTCGAAGGCACCAATGGCGGGGATGTAAAATCTGTGGAAGTGATTACCAACCCACCTGCCAAATATGAAGCTTCGGGCAGCGCGGTTATTAACATCAAGCTGAAAAAGAATACCCAGGCCGGTTATAAAGGCTCGCTCGCCGGGAGTTATGTACAGGGCATTTATGCGAAAAGCAATGTCAGTACCAGCCAGTATTACAAAACGGAAAAGTTGTCGCTCTCCGGTAGCTATACCTTCGGCAACGGAATATATTATAACGAGATCAAAGAAGTGACCCGCTATACCGCCGGGCAGCAGACCTGGGAGGATGAACTCAGGCGTAAGAATTACCGGGATGCGGAACATACCTACCGGGCGGGTTTGGACTATGCCATCGACAGCCTCAATAGCCTGAGCCTCGGGACGGACGGCTATATTGCCCGGCAGAACCATGCACAGTACAATGTACCTACCCGGATCTACGACCAGGCGCACCAGTTGGTCTCTTATTTCGAGACACAGAATAACCGGCTGGCACCTAATCATAACGGTTCTTACAACCTGAATTACGAGCACCTGTTTTCTGGCAAAGAAAAGATCAGCTTAGGGACGAACTATACCGATTACAGAAGTGAAGCTGACCAGGATGTACGCACGGCCTATTATTTTGTTAACCCTCGCGACGCCCGTTTTACCACCGATAATACCCAGCATATCCGTTTATTCAGTACGCAGCTGGACTACAGCAAAAAAAGCAAACTTTTTGATCTGGAAACGGGTTTTAAGTACAGCCATGTCAAAGCGGCCAACGGGGTTGATTTCAGGCGGGACACGCTGGGCGGATTGGTCAATGATCCGGCACTGAGCAATACTTTTGCCTATAATGAATCAGTCTCTGCGGGATATCTGAGCCTGAACAAAGACCTGAAAAGTTGGAGTTTCAAAGCAGGGCTAAGAGGGGAATATACAGCCATTAACAGCCGTTCGGTAAGCCCCTCGGAGCTGAATAGCCAGCATTATTTCAACCTGTTCCCGACCTTGTTTATCCAGGATAAATTATCCCCGGATCATCAACTGGGGTTCTCCTATGGTAAACGGATCAACCGCCCGCAATACAGTTACCTGAACCCATCCCGGAGCTATTTCAGCCCCAATTCCTACCTCGTGGGCGATGCCCGGCTGAAACCGGCTATGACCGACCAGTTCAGTCTGAATTATGATTACAAGGAAAATTATCATGCGCAGTTGTATTACATCAGCGAGCGTAACCCGACCATACAGCTGCCCTTTCAGGATAACGCGACCAATACGCTGATCCAAAAAGTAACCAATATTCCCGGTAACCATTATTATGGTGTTGACCTGAGCACCAGTTTACAGCCCGCAGCCTGGTGGTCTGTGGATGTGCAGGCCGGGCCGGGGCATGTGGAAAGCAGTTTCGGGCTTGCCGATGGTACGGTATTGCATAACCGGGCTTTTACGGTTAATGGCAGCCTGGACAACCAGTTGACGGTCAATAAAAAAGCCGGTTTTACGGCGGGGATCAATTTCAGCTTCAATACCGCCGGTGTGCAGGGCCCTGCACGGGTGAGCGGTACGAGCAGCCTGGGTTTCAGCGCCCGGAAAAAACTATGGCAAAACCGCGCGGAGATCTCCCTGTTGGTATCGGATATCTACAGGGGTGAAAAGATGAAGGTCAGTTCAAACTATGCGGACCAGCATAATTATTTCACCTATTATGGCGACAGCCAGAACCTGCGCATCAGCTTTAAATATAACCTGGGTAACACCGGCTTAAAAGCGAAGGCTGCAAAGGCGAAAACGGAGGAACAAAACCGCTTATAA
- a CDS encoding sensor histidine kinase yields the protein MKRKIRYLIWGCSLAITALAAIQSYFIYNTYILKEKEAQSAVRLELIRMENLINIDSVRNAWFVHGNALLRARGITAAQSFFSSGAPVLSRKVAQYINSNPVLHQYRTVYQVVISKVLLESPSGQTFTLTDRPWFGSGQLYGEQLVIHDLTTDNNINGGLVRNFTSRSGFAINGGENSILRKMLGLLIFSVLLLGVVILLFYLSIRSLITQKKISDMQTDFINNITHEFNTPLATLGVALSTVKERLAGQPDAVLDNSVATIDRQQQRLRKLIGQVISHTAGPQQLRLHRELVHMPAFITELLGDFKLSSPQTELIAELDSQVAAIKADRFHLTTAIVNILDNAVKYGGGQVIVTTVAETDAYRIAIRDNGKGITESDQSRIFEKFYRAEKGDIHTTKGLGLGLYYSEQVVTAHGGNIRLQSGTGQGSTFTLILPR from the coding sequence ATGAAGCGCAAAATAAGATACCTGATCTGGGGATGCAGCCTGGCGATAACGGCGCTGGCGGCGATCCAGTCTTATTTTATTTACAATACGTATATCCTCAAAGAGAAGGAAGCGCAAAGCGCGGTACGCCTGGAACTGATACGGATGGAGAACCTGATCAATATCGATTCGGTCCGGAATGCCTGGTTTGTGCATGGCAACGCCCTGCTGCGCGCGCGGGGTATCACCGCTGCCCAAAGTTTTTTCAGTTCCGGGGCCCCGGTATTGAGCAGAAAGGTAGCCCAATATATCAATTCCAACCCGGTACTGCACCAGTACCGCACGGTTTACCAGGTGGTGATCAGCAAGGTCCTGCTGGAAAGCCCTTCCGGCCAAACATTTACCTTGACCGACCGGCCCTGGTTCGGCAGTGGTCAGCTGTACGGCGAACAACTGGTCATCCATGACCTGACCACGGATAACAATATCAACGGCGGGCTAGTCCGTAACTTTACTTCCCGCTCCGGCTTCGCCATCAACGGGGGCGAAAACAGTATCCTGCGGAAGATGCTGGGCCTGCTCATCTTCTCAGTGCTGCTGCTGGGCGTGGTCATTTTGCTTTTTTACCTGTCGATCAGGAGCCTAATCACCCAAAAGAAGATCTCGGACATGCAGACCGACTTCATCAACAACATCACCCATGAATTCAACACCCCGCTGGCTACCCTGGGCGTTGCGCTCAGCACGGTTAAAGAAAGGCTTGCCGGTCAGCCTGACGCGGTATTGGATAACTCGGTTGCCACCATTGACCGGCAGCAGCAAAGGCTTCGGAAACTGATCGGGCAGGTAATCTCGCATACCGCCGGGCCACAGCAGCTCCGGCTACATCGGGAACTGGTCCATATGCCTGCCTTTATCACCGAACTTCTGGGAGATTTTAAGCTGAGCAGCCCGCAGACCGAACTGATTGCCGAATTGGATAGCCAGGTAGCTGCAATTAAAGCCGACCGCTTCCACCTGACCACTGCCATCGTCAATATCCTGGACAATGCTGTCAAATACGGCGGCGGGCAGGTCATCGTTACCACGGTTGCGGAGACGGATGCTTACCGCATCGCTATCCGTGACAACGGTAAAGGCATTACCGAATCTGACCAGTCCCGTATCTTCGAGAAATTCTACCGCGCCGAAAAGGGCGACATCCATACTACCAAGGGCCTTGGCCTTGGCCTTTACTATAGTGAACAGGTGGTTACGGCCCACGGCGGGAATATCCGGCTGCAAAGCGGCACCGGGCAGGGCAGCACTTTTACTTTAATTTTACCCCGATGA
- a CDS encoding response regulator transcription factor translates to MNKHILLAEDDPDFGGILKQYLELAGYLVSWKMNGAEALAFFKTESADICVLDVMMPVMDGFTLAEKITGIHPGIPFIFLTARNQKEDRLKGLGLGADDYVVKPFEVEELVLRLKNILKRTEPPETVIPELLQIGSYSFDHPSLLLRHVTGDTRLTEKEATLLLYFCANRNRLIKRNELLLHIWKSDDYFSGRSLDVFVSKLRKYLSADANISLETVRGIGFEFRYAHH, encoded by the coding sequence ATGAACAAACATATCCTGTTAGCAGAAGACGACCCGGATTTCGGCGGTATCCTTAAACAATACCTGGAACTGGCAGGCTACCTAGTCAGCTGGAAAATGAACGGCGCGGAGGCCCTCGCCTTTTTTAAAACGGAAAGCGCGGACATCTGTGTACTGGATGTAATGATGCCGGTGATGGATGGTTTTACCCTTGCCGAAAAGATCACCGGGATACATCCGGGCATACCTTTTATTTTCCTGACCGCCCGGAACCAGAAAGAAGACCGATTGAAGGGGCTCGGCCTTGGTGCCGATGATTATGTGGTTAAGCCCTTCGAGGTCGAGGAGCTCGTCTTGCGGCTCAAGAATATCTTGAAACGCACGGAGCCGCCTGAAACGGTAATTCCCGAACTATTACAAATCGGCAGCTATAGTTTTGACCACCCCAGCCTGCTGCTGCGCCACGTGACGGGCGATACCCGGCTGACGGAAAAAGAGGCCACGCTGCTACTGTATTTTTGCGCGAACCGCAACCGGCTGATCAAACGCAATGAACTGCTGCTGCATATCTGGAAAAGCGACGACTATTTCTCGGGCCGCAGCCTGGATGTCTTTGTCAGCAAATTGCGGAAGTATTTAAGCGCCGACGCGAACATCAGCCTGGAAACCGTCCGGGGCATTGGCTTTGAATTCAGGTATGCCCACCATTAA
- a CDS encoding GH25 family lysozyme: MPTINHRTSVKLIIYSGLSFYRDYLKGFYDEYPLWIAHYDKPEDYIDKANY, encoded by the coding sequence ATGCCCACCATTAATCACCGCACGTCGGTAAAACTTATTATTTATTCTGGCTTAAGCTTTTACCGTGATTACTTAAAAGGGTTTTACGATGAATACCCGCTATGGATAGCTCACTACGATAAACCGGAAGATTACATTGATAAAGCCAACTATTGA
- a CDS encoding TlpA disulfide reductase family protein, translated as MNFKYFKISILGALLPFMAIAQTANITITGKIDPSHNGEKVRIIYGLTLRNIRLDSATVTNGHIAFNLPNVPPQVVTISNGKKIPFDRLSIYVNKENITLTTRDSLKLAVVKGDKLTEDYSRMNAAIVKLQDQEYEYMAKLSAIPVSERKTNEAALSIMANQQDIKLRISEATYAAIDANPNSYISFEFLKNITGGTIKYDLAMPHFSKLSPEIRNSKEGKEFETKILLVKNLRSGLKAANFESTTPDGAKLSLQDVIAKGKYTLIDFWASWCVPCRAENPNVVEAYNNYHNKGLNILSVSLDTKADAWKAAIAKDGMPWNHVSGLIGFKEPAAVLYGIQAIPQNVLVDANGTIVATNLRGPDLQQKLKQIFAQ; from the coding sequence ATGAATTTTAAATATTTTAAGATTAGCATACTCGGTGCTTTGCTGCCTTTTATGGCCATAGCACAAACCGCCAATATTACCATTACCGGAAAAATTGATCCATCGCATAATGGCGAAAAGGTTAGAATTATTTATGGCCTTACTTTACGAAATATACGTTTGGATAGCGCCACGGTTACAAACGGCCACATCGCATTTAACCTGCCCAATGTTCCGCCACAAGTGGTAACTATAAGCAATGGTAAAAAAATACCTTTTGATCGTTTGTCCATATACGTAAACAAAGAAAACATTACTCTCACTACTCGGGATTCGCTTAAACTGGCCGTAGTGAAAGGCGATAAGCTAACCGAAGATTACAGTCGGATGAATGCCGCCATAGTTAAATTACAAGATCAGGAATATGAATACATGGCTAAATTAAGTGCCATACCGGTAAGTGAGCGCAAAACCAACGAAGCCGCATTATCAATAATGGCTAACCAGCAGGATATTAAACTACGCATAAGCGAAGCCACCTATGCTGCAATTGATGCCAACCCAAATTCATACATATCATTTGAGTTTTTGAAAAATATAACAGGTGGCACTATTAAATACGATTTGGCCATGCCCCACTTTTCTAAACTAAGCCCCGAGATTAGAAACTCCAAAGAAGGAAAAGAATTTGAAACTAAAATATTGCTGGTGAAAAACCTACGCTCAGGTTTAAAGGCGGCAAATTTTGAATCAACCACGCCTGATGGTGCAAAATTAAGTTTACAGGATGTGATTGCGAAAGGCAAATATACCCTGATTGATTTTTGGGCAAGCTGGTGTGTGCCCTGCCGTGCCGAAAACCCTAACGTGGTAGAAGCTTACAATAACTATCACAACAAGGGGCTTAACATTTTAAGTGTATCGTTAGATACCAAAGCCGATGCCTGGAAGGCCGCCATAGCTAAAGATGGCATGCCATGGAACCATGTTTCGGGTTTAATAGGCTTTAAAGAGCCTGCTGCCGTGTTATACGGTATCCAGGCTATCCCTCAAAATGTATTGGTTGATGCCAATGGCACCATTGTAGCAACCAACCTTCGCGGGCCGGATCTGCAGCAAAAGCTAAAGCAAATTTTTGCTCAGTAA
- a CDS encoding TlpA disulfide reductase family protein: MNFKSFKICLLTLALPVMALAQNDPFTVTGKVATSHNGDVVYLVYINGKTTVKDSTIVKDGGFTLTGTIPAPQVAYLRIGKVQPANNIDFYLSKEKVTVTATDSLKYATVTGSKLAADYSRLMEKLHPLIKQRVLAQNKYVAIAAADRKGAEGVALVAQITESSKQMSAAIYDFVDHNPTSYVSLDFLEKVAGSVIRYDVIMPHYEKLNAELKSTISGKEFGEKIEGSKGIQVGNVAKGFESTTPDGKTLALKDVVATGKYTLVDFWASWCGPCRAENPNVVNAYATYHDKGFNILSVSLDTKGENWKAAIAKDGMPWNHVSSLLGWKEPAAVLYGIQAIPQNVLLNSKGVVVATNLRGEALLAKLKQLML; the protein is encoded by the coding sequence ATGAATTTTAAAAGTTTTAAAATTTGCTTGTTAACCCTTGCGCTACCTGTAATGGCACTGGCACAGAATGATCCGTTTACCGTTACTGGTAAGGTAGCAACATCGCACAATGGCGATGTTGTTTACCTTGTCTACATAAATGGCAAAACAACTGTTAAGGATAGTACTATAGTTAAAGATGGCGGCTTTACCCTTACCGGTACTATACCTGCTCCACAGGTTGCTTACCTCCGTATAGGTAAAGTACAGCCAGCTAACAACATCGATTTTTACTTGTCGAAAGAGAAGGTGACCGTTACCGCTACCGACTCATTAAAGTACGCCACAGTAACCGGTAGCAAGCTTGCCGCGGATTATAGCCGTTTAATGGAAAAATTGCATCCTTTAATTAAGCAAAGAGTGCTGGCACAAAATAAATATGTAGCCATTGCGGCAGCTGATAGAAAAGGAGCAGAGGGCGTGGCTTTGGTGGCCCAGATCACGGAGAGCAGTAAGCAGATGAGCGCGGCTATTTATGATTTTGTGGATCATAACCCAACATCATACGTGTCACTTGATTTTTTGGAGAAGGTTGCCGGCTCGGTTATCAGGTACGATGTAATTATGCCGCACTATGAAAAGCTGAACGCTGAGTTGAAAAGTACGATATCAGGCAAAGAGTTTGGCGAAAAGATTGAAGGGTCAAAAGGGATACAGGTTGGCAATGTTGCAAAAGGCTTTGAATCAACCACGCCAGACGGTAAAACGCTGGCCTTAAAGGATGTGGTGGCAACCGGCAAATATACACTGGTTGATTTTTGGGCCAGCTGGTGCGGCCCCTGCCGTGCCGAAAACCCTAACGTGGTAAATGCTTATGCAACTTATCATGATAAAGGATTTAATATTCTGAGTGTATCGTTAGATACCAAGGGCGAGAACTGGAAAGCCGCCATTGCCAAAGATGGGATGCCCTGGAACCATGTATCAAGCTTGCTGGGTTGGAAAGAGCCTGCCGCCGTGTTATATGGTATACAAGCTATCCCGCAAAACGTTCTGTTAAATTCTAAAGGCGTGGTAGTAGCCACCAACCTGCGTGGTGAAGCGCTTTTGGCTAAGCTGAAACAATTGATGTTGTAA
- a CDS encoding RagB/SusD family nutrient uptake outer membrane protein, whose translation MGILVAGCNKFVDVPAPVDSITGARAFDTDAKADAAVRGMYLYMVLGNTSGYGSTSPGLGVCSDELSLTTNTTSNAYYQLYNNAITSVNSSIYNYYWAPMYNVIYTANAIIEGCANSTGMSAAAKIQYTAEAKFLRAVNYFYLVNLWGDVPMPVSSDYTVNENLSRTPASQVYSLIVADLQYAQANLAKTYLGGALRYRANRYAASAMLARVYLYQQDWADAETAATDVIDGAGSSVYAMEPTLNNAFLVTSKEVILQIVQPATNLYTWDAFNFVPSLATSLPNYPITDALYYSFETGDLRKTNWIKTITIGTVTAHAPYKYKLTSGTTATASRTEALVFLRLGEQYLIRAEARAQQNKLATAITDLDAVRHRAGITLIGTTQPNIIQADLLTKIAHERFVELFAEQGHRWLDLKRTGQADVVLAGKPNWTPQAQLFPIPATDITNDHNLVQNPGYN comes from the coding sequence ATGGGCATATTAGTAGCAGGATGTAATAAGTTTGTAGATGTACCAGCCCCGGTTGATTCTATAACCGGAGCCCGGGCTTTTGATACTGATGCAAAGGCCGATGCCGCCGTACGCGGGATGTACCTGTACATGGTATTAGGCAATACGTCGGGGTATGGCAGTACATCACCTGGTTTGGGCGTATGTTCTGATGAGTTATCACTTACAACAAACACAACCTCAAATGCATACTATCAATTATACAATAATGCTATTACATCGGTAAACTCGTCTATCTATAATTACTACTGGGCGCCTATGTATAACGTTATCTACACAGCTAACGCCATTATAGAAGGTTGCGCAAACTCTACAGGCATGAGTGCTGCTGCCAAGATACAGTATACAGCCGAAGCCAAATTTTTAAGGGCCGTAAATTATTTTTACCTGGTTAATTTGTGGGGCGATGTACCAATGCCTGTAAGTAGCGATTATACTGTAAACGAAAACCTATCGCGTACTCCGGCAAGCCAGGTTTACAGCTTAATTGTGGCCGACTTGCAATATGCTCAGGCTAACCTGGCTAAAACTTATTTAGGAGGTGCGCTGCGCTATCGTGCAAACAGGTATGCTGCCAGTGCCATGCTTGCTCGCGTTTACCTCTATCAGCAAGATTGGGCCGATGCTGAAACTGCTGCGACAGATGTTATAGATGGTGCAGGCAGCTCGGTGTATGCAATGGAGCCTACTTTAAATAACGCATTTTTGGTTACCAGTAAGGAAGTTATTTTGCAGATAGTGCAACCTGCTACCAATCTTTATACCTGGGATGCTTTTAATTTTGTACCAAGCCTGGCCACCAGTTTGCCAAATTATCCAATTACCGATGCCTTGTATTATTCATTTGAAACCGGCGACCTGAGAAAGACTAACTGGATCAAAACCATTACTATAGGTACTGTTACGGCTCATGCGCCATACAAATACAAGTTAACATCGGGCACTACCGCCACGGCTAGCCGTACCGAAGCGTTAGTATTTTTACGCCTTGGCGAGCAATATTTAATACGCGCCGAAGCCAGGGCTCAGCAAAATAAATTAGCCACCGCCATTACTGATCTGGATGCAGTACGCCATCGGGCCGGGATTACTTTGATAGGAACAACGCAGCCAAATATTATTCAAGCAGACCTGTTAACCAAGATAGCTCACGAAAGATTTGTTGAGTTGTTTGCAGAACAGGGCCATCGCTGGCTTGACCTGAAACGCACTGGGCAAGCGGATGTAGTGTTAGCAGGTAAACCTAACTGGACACCGCAGGCCCAACTTTTCCCTATCCCCGCTACCGATATCACCAATGATCACAACCTGGTTCAAAACCCTGGTTATAATTGA